Proteins from one Falco cherrug isolate bFalChe1 chromosome 7, bFalChe1.pri, whole genome shotgun sequence genomic window:
- the AFG2B gene encoding ribosome biogenesis protein SPATA5L1, whose translation MEAAVLKLLPLDPGDEGTQRCRMGPAALSSLGAGLGAPLRVALPTGCCLCTAWPRHDLADGYLQVDLACSTAGVAAGDLRGLSLSLGQLRPLVCRRLEKAAVKVVLRSSVLKKSIPRAVLQETIRELLRNVYVSPLYVVTVAPNLENPVVYIEILSAEPLMDEAGLVTSQTSIKIKEVVTLEWYRHLSEDTAKVSIAGLDDVGKSLKEMIELPFRFPKTFKKLGLSVPNGVLLIGPPGVGKTLMVKAVAKELGVYLVCINGPALYGSRPGEGEENLRRVFEKGREMSHEGPTVLFIDEVDSICPRRGSSSNAPEDRVVAQLLTLLDGVGSEGKMVVIAATNRPDALDPALRRPGRFDREVVIGTPTLTQRRSILQLLTSSMPVSTDVDLVKLAEMTTGYVGADLTALCREAAMQAVFHSSSDLTETVVNMANFQEAFKKIQPSSFRSAVGLTECKPVTWEQIGGLEDVKLKLKQSIEWPMKFPQAFARMGLSHPKGILLYGPSGCAKTTLVKAVATSCHCSFLSVSGADLFSPYVGDSEKILAQVFRQARANTPAIVFLDEIDSIVGSRSHCRTGHGVSERVLSVLLNELDGIGLKVTERRGSKLQLEGQCQEQSDEERKLEFQETLNKDFMVVAATNRPDMLDDALLRPGRLDKVIYIPPPDLKGRLSILKICTEKMPLDNDVSLQDVAAMTDLFSGADIENLCKEAALLALQENGLEATAVKHEHFVKSRKTVKPSLNIKDLEFYEKFYNQELASGIKKE comes from the exons ATGGAGGCGGCAGTCTTAAAGCTGCTGCCGCTGGACCCGGGCGATGAAGGCACCCAGAGGTGCAGGATGGGCCCTGCCGCCCTCTCCTCCCTGGGTGCCGGGCTGGGCGCCCCGCTGCGGGTGGCGCTGCCCACCGGCTGCTGCCTGTGCACGGCCTGGCCCAGGCACGATTTGGCGGACGGGTACCTGCAGGTGGACCTGGCCTGCAGCACGGCGGGGGTGGCCGCCGGGGACCTCAGGGGCCTGAGTCTGAGCCTGGGCCAGCTGAGGCCGCTGGTCTGTCGCCGGCTGGAAAAGGCGGCTGTGAAAGTGGTCCTCAGGAGCTCCGTGCTGAAGAAGTCGATTCCCAGAGCAGTGTTGCAGGAGACGATCAGAGAACTGCTAAGAAATGTTTATGTTTCACCTCTTTATGTTGTTACTGTTGCCCCAAATCTCGAAAATCCCGTGGTGTATATTGAAATCCTGTCTGCAGAGCCTTTGATGGATGAAGCTGGCCTGGTAACCTCCCAAACAAGCATAAAAATCAAGGAGGTGGTCACTCTTGAGTGGTACAGACATTTATCAGAAGACACTGCTAAAGTTTCCATTGCAGGGCTGGATGACGTGGGGAagtctttgaaagaaatgatAGAGCTGCCTTTCCGCTTTCCAAAGACTTTTAAGAAGCTAGGGCTTTCTGTCCCCAACGGAGTGCTGCTAATAGGGCCCCCAGGCGTAGGGAAAACCCTCATGGTAAAGGCAGTGGCAAAAGAACTGGGAGTGTATCTGGTTTGCATCAATGGCCCGGCCCTCTACGGCTCCAGGCCAGGAGAAGGTGAAGAGAATTTGCGAAGAGTCTTTGAAAAGGGCAGAGAGATGTCACACGAAGGCCCAACTGTTCTCTTCATCGACGAAGTTGACTCCATCTGCCCGAGGCGAGGAAGCTCGAGCAATGCTCCCGAGGATCGCGTGGTCGCTCAGTTGCTGACGCTGCTGGATGGTGTAGGCAGTGAAGGTAAGATGGTCGTCATCGCAGCAACAAACAGGCCTGATGCCTTAGACCCGGCGCTGAGAAGACCTGGCAGATTTGACAGAGAG GTTGTTATTGGGACCCCAACACTTACGCAAAGAAGATCCATCCTGCAGTTGCTTACATCTAGTATGCCGGTGTCTACAGACGTTGATTTGGTTAAACTGGCAGAAATGACAACTGGGTATGTTGGAGCTGACCTGACAGCActctgcagagaagctgctATGCAGGCTGTGTTCCACAGCTCTTCG GATTTGACTGAAACTGTGGTTAATATGGCAAATTTCcaagaagcttttaaaaaaattcaaccGTCCTCTTTTCGAAGTGCAGTTGGACTAACAGAGTGTAAACCTGTCACGTGGGAGCAGATTGGCGGTCTCGAAGATGTGAAATTAAAGTTAAAACAG AGTATTGAGTGGCCTATGAAATTTCCTCAGGCGTTTGCTAGGATGGGCCTGTCTCATCCAAAGGGTATTCTTCTCTATGGGCCATCAGGGTGTGCCAAAACCACGCTGGTGAAGGCTGTGGCCACAAGCTGTCACTGTTCCTTTCTCTCTGTAAGTGGTGCTGACCTTTTCTCACCTTATGTTGGAGATTCAGAGAAGATACTGGCTCAG gtTTTTCGCCAAGCAAGAGCAAATACTCCAGCAATAGTATTCCTAGATGAGATTGATTCTATCGTGGGATCTCGGTCACACTGCAGAACTGGCCATGGTGTCTCAGAGCGggttctttctgttcttctcaaTGAGTTGGATGGTATTGGACTGAAAGTcacagaaagaagaggaagcaaaCTACAGCTTGAGGGTCAATGTCAAGAACAAAGCGATGAGGAAAGAAAG CTAGAGTTTCAGGAAACTTTGAACAAAGATTTCATGGTAGTTGCTGCAACAAATAGACCAGATATGTTGGATGATGCCTTACTGCGTCCTGGAAGGCTAGACAAAGTGATCTATATTCCACCTCCAGATCTGAAG GGAAGgctttccattttgaaaatctgcacagaaaaaatGCCATTAGATAATGATGTGTCATTACAAGATGTGGCAGCCATGACAGACCTGTTCTCTGGAGCAGATATTGAAAATTTGTGCAAGGAG gctgCTTTATTGGCATTGCAAGAGAATGGACTTGAAGCAACTGCTGTAAAACATGAGCATTTCGTAAAATCACGGAAGACTGTAAAACCATCCTTAAACATAAAAGACTTGgaattttatgaaaaattttaTAATCAAGAATTAGCCTCTGGAATCAAAAAGGAGTGA
- the C7H15orf48 gene encoding normal mucosa of esophagus-specific gene 1 protein, with the protein MHASFFQILKAKKELIPLVGVVSFAAVGALSFSVYSLFSKSDVIINKSGNPEPWETVNPTKPQKLLTIHQKWEPIEELEHVRKLMK; encoded by the exons ATGCACGCGAGCTTCTTCCAGATCCTGAAAGCCAAGAAAGAA ctcATCCCCCTGGTTGGAGTGGTGTCCTTCGCGGCAGTCGGGGCGCTCTCTTTCTCTGTCTACTCGCTATTCAGCAAATCCGATGTGAT CATTAACAAGAGTGGCAATCCAGAACCATGGGAAACGGTCAATCCTACCAAGCCTCAGAAG CTATTAACAATCCATCAGAAATGGGAACCGATAGAAGAGCTGGAACATGTCAGAAAGCTTATGAAGTGA